The Desulfobaculum bizertense DSM 18034 genome includes a region encoding these proteins:
- the glpA gene encoding anaerobic glycerol-3-phosphate dehydrogenase subunit GlpA has product MQTQVLIIGGGVTGTGIARDLALRGVDCVLAEALDINAGASGGNHGLLHSGGRYACTDPEAAAECRSEGEILKRLAPHCIEKTGGIFAAVEGDDEQYAADFGSYCEKAGLPARQLDPKEAREMEPVLSDRVFAAWEVEDASVDPFRLALDNMAHAVSLGARFLRRTRVVGFEKEGGRVTAAKLVETRTGRELTIEADVIVNAAGAWAGEIAAKVGGELNMLFSKGTLLITHSRMANRVINRLRKPGDGDILVPGGTVSILGTTSVRLENLDDIRPSIEEVDRNINQMAALIPSLETTRYVRAYAGVRPLVMSRGATSDRTVSRGFTLDGHEEDGLENFITITSGKLTTYRLMAERTSDLVCERLGVSAPCLTRTEALPEASECRWTEPGVAPKIWLKGHERDDQLLCECEMVPTSAVDQIIDSFAPGKDAPRMEAVARRSRVGKGSCQGATCGLRLAGHMYDRGVFNGPEDLDSLRDFVAERWRGKRSILWGPQLNQAELQEAIHCGLFDLELNSAAVKGEEDDNAR; this is encoded by the coding sequence GGCTGCTGCACTCAGGCGGGCGGTACGCATGTACTGATCCTGAGGCTGCGGCGGAGTGCCGTAGCGAGGGCGAGATCCTGAAACGGCTTGCACCGCACTGCATTGAGAAGACCGGCGGTATTTTTGCTGCTGTGGAGGGTGACGACGAACAGTACGCTGCGGACTTTGGTTCCTACTGCGAGAAGGCAGGCCTGCCTGCCCGCCAGCTGGACCCGAAGGAAGCGCGTGAGATGGAGCCAGTTCTTTCTGACCGTGTTTTTGCAGCATGGGAAGTGGAAGACGCCTCTGTTGATCCGTTCCGCCTTGCTCTGGATAACATGGCCCACGCTGTGAGTCTGGGAGCGCGATTCCTGCGCCGGACGCGAGTTGTTGGCTTTGAGAAAGAGGGTGGACGTGTCACGGCTGCCAAGCTGGTTGAAACCCGCACGGGCCGTGAACTGACCATTGAGGCAGACGTCATTGTCAATGCTGCTGGAGCATGGGCAGGCGAAATTGCGGCAAAGGTTGGCGGAGAGCTGAATATGCTGTTCTCCAAAGGCACGCTGCTGATTACGCATTCGCGCATGGCAAACCGGGTCATCAACCGCCTGCGTAAGCCGGGCGACGGCGATATTCTTGTCCCGGGTGGAACTGTTTCCATCCTTGGTACAACGTCTGTTCGCCTTGAGAACCTTGATGATATTCGTCCTTCTATTGAAGAAGTTGACCGCAATATCAATCAGATGGCGGCGCTGATTCCTTCTCTGGAAACGACGCGTTACGTCCGTGCATATGCTGGTGTTCGTCCGCTGGTTATGAGCCGAGGCGCAACAAGCGACCGTACAGTCAGCCGTGGCTTCACGCTCGATGGCCATGAAGAAGACGGTCTTGAAAATTTCATTACGATTACGAGTGGCAAGCTCACGACGTATCGTTTGATGGCAGAGCGCACCTCTGATCTCGTTTGCGAGCGCCTTGGTGTTTCCGCTCCCTGCCTGACCAGAACCGAAGCATTGCCAGAAGCTTCTGAGTGCCGCTGGACCGAGCCGGGAGTTGCTCCCAAGATTTGGCTCAAGGGTCACGAGCGGGACGATCAGCTCCTGTGCGAGTGCGAAATGGTACCGACTTCTGCTGTTGACCAGATCATTGATTCCTTTGCTCCGGGCAAAGACGCCCCGCGTATGGAAGCTGTTGCACGCCGAAGCCGTGTGGGTAAGGGCAGCTGCCAGGGTGCAACCTGTGGCCTTCGTCTTGCTGGCCATATGTACGACCGTGGCGTGTTTAATGGTCCGGAAGACCTCGATAGCCTCCGTGATTTTGTTGCGGAACGCTGGCGTGGCAAGCGCTCCATTCTGTGGGGACCCCAGCTGAATCAGGCTGAATTGCAGGAAGCAATCCATTGCGGCCTGTTTGATCTTGAACTCAATTCCGCAGCAGTGAAAGGCGAGGAGGACGACAATGCCCGATAG
- the glpB gene encoding glycerol-3-phosphate dehydrogenase subunit GlpB, which translates to MPDRSERHFDVMVIGAGMAGMAASIFAADRGLKVAQAGVTGESVYTSGVMDIMGVHPVADAHVWGNPFDAMKAVAKDIPGHPYAKLTESDVRDSFKEFLGFFEELGIHYCHEKDANSDVLTAMGTLKHTYAVPETMWAGTVLRKKKAPCLFVGFRGLKGFSPKQIASVQGKFWPGLKAAVVEFPGCEEKGEIYPQQMAQALEFEGNREALVERIRPHLADAAGVGIPAIVGIYHCREILADLAERLGVPVFEIPSLPPSVPGLRIKEAFDRHIEDRGVTAFRQKNVLSARYDAAEKEFVLEVGFGAVEYTLRTKAVILGTGRFLGGGLFAARKGIEETVFGLPVSQPEERDAWHQKDFMNPAGHPVNRSGLETDEQFRPLGAEGSAAYARLYACGSVLAHQDWMREKCGCGLALASAFKAVDSLAADLKADK; encoded by the coding sequence ATGCCCGATAGAAGCGAACGGCATTTTGACGTCATGGTGATTGGTGCTGGCATGGCTGGCATGGCCGCCTCTATTTTTGCTGCTGACCGTGGTCTCAAGGTTGCACAGGCAGGCGTTACAGGCGAGAGCGTGTATACCAGTGGTGTCATGGACATCATGGGCGTGCACCCGGTTGCTGACGCCCATGTCTGGGGTAATCCCTTTGACGCCATGAAGGCAGTTGCCAAAGATATTCCTGGTCATCCGTACGCCAAGCTTACAGAGAGCGATGTGCGTGACTCCTTTAAAGAATTCCTTGGATTCTTTGAAGAGCTGGGCATCCACTATTGCCATGAAAAGGACGCCAATAGCGATGTCCTGACCGCAATGGGAACATTGAAACACACCTACGCTGTGCCCGAAACCATGTGGGCAGGAACAGTGCTTCGCAAGAAGAAAGCACCATGCCTGTTCGTTGGGTTCCGTGGCCTCAAGGGATTCAGCCCCAAACAGATTGCCTCGGTTCAGGGCAAGTTCTGGCCGGGCCTGAAAGCCGCTGTTGTTGAGTTCCCGGGCTGCGAAGAAAAGGGTGAAATTTATCCTCAGCAGATGGCTCAGGCTCTGGAATTTGAGGGCAACCGTGAGGCGCTCGTAGAGCGCATCCGTCCGCACCTCGCTGATGCTGCTGGCGTGGGTATCCCCGCGATTGTCGGCATCTACCATTGCCGCGAGATTCTTGCTGACCTCGCTGAGCGCCTTGGCGTGCCGGTGTTTGAGATTCCGTCTCTGCCGCCGAGCGTTCCGGGCCTGCGTATTAAGGAAGCTTTTGACCGCCACATCGAAGATCGTGGTGTGACTGCTTTCCGTCAGAAGAATGTGCTTTCTGCCCGCTATGATGCTGCTGAGAAAGAGTTTGTGCTGGAAGTTGGCTTTGGTGCAGTGGAATATACCCTGCGTACAAAGGCTGTCATTCTTGGTACAGGCCGTTTCCTTGGCGGTGGCCTGTTCGCTGCTCGAAAAGGCATTGAGGAGACGGTGTTTGGTTTGCCCGTGTCCCAGCCAGAAGAGCGTGACGCATGGCACCAGAAAGACTTTATGAATCCGGCAGGACATCCTGTGAACCGAAGTGGTCTGGAAACTGACGAACAGTTCCGTCCGCTTGGTGCAGAGGGTTCTGCTGCTTATGCACGACTGTATGCCTGCGGCTCGGTGCTGGCTCATCAGGACTGGATGCGCGAAAAGTGCGGATGCGGTCTTGCTCTGGCTTCGGCATTTAAGGCTGTAGACAGTCTGGCTGCTGATTTGAAGGCAGACAAATAA
- a CDS encoding UPF0280 family protein, giving the protein MSTHSPHSSAHRAYRSGIQARTGEVQFQTVVEETDLLILAEHNMSQLALECVDELRGQLKAWFTLHPDFLHSLVPVTVPEHAPEIIQRMAHAGTICGVGPMAAVAGTVSQMVAERLHEHSANVLVENGGDVFMYSNRPRTCAILSDPTHEARIGLSLGAEDFPVALCASSAKIGHSLSLGHGDLVVVRSRDASLADAAATALCNMVQERKDLRHVTEQAQAWEQNGIEGIFAQCGQTLTAWGKIELTAL; this is encoded by the coding sequence ATGAGCACCCATTCCCCACACAGCAGCGCACACCGCGCCTACCGCTCCGGCATTCAGGCCCGAACAGGAGAAGTCCAGTTCCAGACCGTTGTCGAAGAAACTGACCTCCTCATCCTTGCAGAACACAACATGTCCCAGCTCGCCCTTGAATGCGTCGATGAACTTCGCGGCCAGCTCAAGGCCTGGTTTACCCTGCATCCAGATTTCCTGCACAGCCTCGTCCCTGTGACGGTTCCTGAGCATGCTCCGGAAATCATTCAGCGCATGGCCCACGCAGGCACCATCTGCGGCGTTGGCCCAATGGCTGCTGTTGCCGGGACGGTCTCCCAAATGGTTGCAGAGCGTCTGCACGAGCACAGCGCAAACGTGCTCGTCGAAAACGGCGGCGATGTCTTCATGTACTCAAACCGCCCCCGCACCTGTGCCATTCTCTCAGACCCCACGCACGAGGCCCGCATTGGTCTCTCTCTTGGCGCAGAAGACTTTCCCGTCGCGCTCTGTGCCTCCTCTGCCAAGATTGGTCACTCCCTCAGCCTTGGGCACGGAGACCTCGTTGTCGTCCGTTCCAGGGACGCCAGCCTTGCCGATGCAGCCGCCACCGCCCTTTGCAACATGGTTCAGGAACGCAAGGACCTGCGCCACGTGACAGAGCAGGCTCAGGCCTGGGAGCAGAACGGCATCGAAGGCATTTTTGCCCAGTGCGGCCAGACACTCACCGCATGGGGAAAAATCGAACTCACAGCGCTCTAG